A single region of the Deltaproteobacteria bacterium genome encodes:
- a CDS encoding metalloregulator ArsR/SmtB family transcription factor, producing MDPDRAYEQAELLKAFSHPTRLQILAELHKGTRCVTDMEDILPVTQVNISQHLTVLRNARLVDFAQDGAVRCYYLSRPKLVEGVLALITVDHPVLRKTKEQIDREKAKGGKERVAARG from the coding sequence TACGAACAGGCGGAACTTCTCAAGGCCTTCTCGCACCCAACCCGCCTCCAGATTTTGGCCGAGTTGCACAAGGGGACGCGGTGCGTGACGGATATGGAGGATATCCTTCCCGTCACCCAGGTCAACATCTCCCAGCACCTCACTGTTCTTCGAAACGCCAGGCTCGTGGATTTCGCCCAGGATGGCGCGGTGCGGTGCTACTACCTGAGCCGGCCGAAGCTTGTCGAAGGTGTGCTGGCGCTGATCACGGTGGATCACCCCGTCCTCCGGAAGACCAAGGAGCAGATCGACCGGGAAAAGGCCAAGGGCGGGAAGGAGAGGGTGGCTGCCCGTGGCTGA